The nucleotide sequence ATTGCGAGTCAAAATTTTAAACGTATATGTGAAGCACTAGTATGGAAAATGGGAACATAGAAAATCAACATACTATTGTTAGCTAGATAAGGTTGATAATGAAATTATAGTACCCGATGAATGTAGTGAACTTCCCAAATTCCTCGGTGTATATAACCACTGCCTGCTGCAACACAGCAATGTCATCCTTCCCTCTGTTTATTTTTTCAAATAGAGTTTCAGAGTTATTAGAATTAAAAGGGGCATATGCAAACAGAGCTAGTTCCCGCAAGATATTCTATGGCTAGTTAAAAAGCGTATACTCTTCTTTCAAATAAAAACTCACTCACATTTTCTTCTGTCCATATCGTGCCAAAGAGAGATGTAGATATAACCGAACTGCAAGCACCAGTTTTGTAAGTGTGTATAGTGCTGGCCCATAGCGCTCTCTTTGCACTTCCATAGGTCTGACGAGAAAATTCAATAGAAAAAAATGTCATCAATAATAAGTACTTAAAGGAACATTCAATATTTGTCCTTCACTCCATGTACACGGTAGTACATGCTAACTTGTGTTACGATAAAAATAGTAGCATGCATACCCATTAGCATCATTTATTtgtcgaataaaatccaataacaCCTGCAATGGTCAGCACAAGAAAATGGGTGTTACTATGCCACCATGTAACATTGCATTCTAAAAGGAGTAATAATAACTACTTAAGGGAACATTCAACAATTTACATCTTGATAATGATATGACAATATTAGATGGAATGAAATTCATAATAATCCAGTGTTATCTCAAATTTAGAATAACGAtgttctcatcatcatcatcaaatatGGTGAATATGAATCGAACAATTTGGCTAACCTGTGGAACACCAACCAAGTACCTAACAAGTGTCTTATATACACCTGTTGCAGAACCAAGCTGCGCTAATTGCACCCGCCTACATACCAAAATGGAAAGTAATTATAAATTTATTGATAATGAAAATTTGTAGACCGATAAATGAAATGAGAAGAACCTATCCATTTGCTGCTTCCATAGCAATGCGTATCTATCATGAATGCTTCCACCAGCACTAACTACAGCATCAACCTCCGCTTGCTTATTTCTCTCAGAGCGTTCTCGCTGTTGCCTGATCAGTGTACCACGGAAGTCTTGTGGCATGTATGTCATAACTACAGATGTTGTAAATGCAGGTCAAATACCAAATGATAAGGCAATTAACATGATAAAAGAAGTACTGTTTTACTATACAAAATTCAGTTCCAGAAATCAATAGTTCAAAAATGACAGGAAGGCAACATGGTACAGACTCGTCACAAAGTAGAACAAGAGATATCATATAGCATATCGCAGTAAGCTAGTTGGTCTAAAAAATATCATAGTAAGCTAATATTTGGGACTCTGGGATTAACAACTGAGGAAAATCTCAGGAAACAGTGAAGGGCTCCAGGGAAATTATATGGAAAGGAGATTCAATCATCTATGTCCAGGACATGCTAGAAAACAACCAGTACAAAACTATTGGGTGCACAGTAATACAAGTTTCAATGGGTAAAACAGTTAACAGTAAAGTAAGCAGAAGGAAAGAATGTCAACCTGTATTGAAAACATTATCGGCATTTTTTAGCTGAAACTGTTCTAACTTCTTCAACATCTCTTTCAATTTAGTTTCACAATCATCAAGTGTGGAAACTATCTCAGCGTCTTCTGGTGTGGACTTCTGTTGAAGCTGGTCGCAAGCACATGACAAATGTTAGCTACAAAATTGAAAGGTAGGAGTCATCCTTGCAGCAAGATTCAGAACTAAACTTACAGCAACTGGACGACGAGATTTATTAAGCAGAAACAGAATCTCTTCCATCTGTTCTCTGTTCTTCCACATGTTCTCATCTATTTTATGGGCAGGTACACCAGATGCCTCTTGTTTCAAGTGCTCCTCCTCTTGGACATGCAAAACAGATAGATTTATCATGTCAGAACAATACTTGCTTCAGAAAGATCACCCAAGCAATGTTCCATAATTAGCAAGCCAAAGAGTCGCAGCTGATGTCCTAGTGAAAATCTACTTCTTTTCTTAGATAGTAAGGTACAATATGAAATGGTTTTAATCTTAGCATTAACCCTTACACATTCGTAAAACTTCTGCTAACAACACCCTGCATGGATTTACAACACACGTCGCAAGAAACCAACGCATGAGATCTGCCACTCATAACTTATGCTAGCATGCATATTTCTCTATATTTAATGGGACTTGACCTTTTTCTATGGACTAAGTTCATCTTGCTTTTTACTGATCATCTCACTGATAAGTGGGGTCGGTACCAGTATGTCAACTAAGTGGCCAAAACGTATTCATTCAGGATTTAAGGCCAAAATGGAGGTTTCCATTTCAAAATGTTAATTACAAAACCATTGTCCCTGCTACCAATTTCCCGCCTACTTTCCCTTTCTAAGAGAGTTACATTTGTTTTTTCCATTGCTAATGTGAGCACCCACCGTACAAGTACAGGGGATTTTCCCTTCATATTTCTAATAATTTATTTTTCCTGTTTGTCTTAACTAAAATTAACCATATGGCACCCTTTGTAACGCACAGGTCTTTTACAGGTAGATCCCATACAATCTTACTACAAAGATGAAACATAAATGGCTTCCAGGACTAATGAGCAGCACCCGAATGTAACAAACTAGACGCCCCTGTCAAAACAAACATCCATGCGGCTAACAGAAGCACTATAGAAAGGCCAATTATAATTAGTGCATGCCAAGGATCAAATCCTGCTGCAGTTTCAGCTTCTAAGACTAAACTTTAAAGTCAATTAGTACAAGATAACAGCACTAGTTACTAGTTAGCCACTGACCAAATTCTGCATATAATAGGGAAAAGGAACCGAACTCGTACAAACCCTGAGAAGCATACCCACCTCAGTTATTGTGCTGGCAATAACTGATTTTAATCGTTTTGAGTCTGGCTAGACCGAAGAAAGGGAAGCAGCCTCCAATTTCTACCATGCCCCGAGCAGGAAACTACCCGCACTAGAAGAACCGAACAAGATTACTGTACCCATTCCACTCTTCAGGAATCGTAGTAAGATCAAAGGTAGCAGCAGCGGGGTCGAGAAGCAAGCGAATCGCAGCGAGGCATCAGATAAAGCGCTCACCGGGGGAGAAGGGAGAAGCGGCGGCGAGTTCGGCGGACAGAGCGCGGAGGCGGGCAGAGAGGGCGGTTACGCCGTCGGGGATCGGGGGCAGCGGGTACTTGTCGTAGTAGCGCGCGAGGTAGTCCCGCGTGATCGGCACCAGACCCTCTGTCGTCGTCATCTCCGGTGGGAAGATTGGAGAGCGACGGGGACGAGTTCGCCGGCGGTAGGTGGAGGTGCCGTTGGAAGGGTGGGTATGGTCACCGGGCGGTGTAGAGGTTGGTGCCGTGGCTGCAACAGCCGGTGGTTGCTTGCCTTCAAGCGAGCGGAGACCTAGGAAAGCTCTGTACTCGAATTTGATCACTTTCGCCGTGTGTTTGGGTGTTAGAGCATGGCCAACGGGCCACGCTGGACCGATGCCCCAGCATACGTTCACAAAGTCCAACTCAGCTAAAGATAATGCTTGCAGAGGCAAACCACTTCCTGCAGAGGAGTCCACCTCTTGCCTGAGAAAGTGCAGGAGGACCATACTGCCTACACACACAAAAAGCAAGGTGAAGGATGATAACGGTGAAAAGTTGGATAGAAAATTAACTAAGTGGGGCCAATATAAATCATAGGAGGCAGTTTTGCGTTGGGTGGTGCTTGATTGAAGCGATGGTCTCAATTCCATTTGCTTACGTGCACCGGCGGGGCAGCAGCATGGTGCTGCCCCCATTGTACATACCCTTATCTACTACCCTATATAAAAGCAGGGTGTTATCTACTACCTTCATATAAAAGCACGAAAGAGGCAGATCCAAATCATCTCAGACGTTTAACCATGTGATCTAACGATCCAAAACATGCCAATGTTTAACACTAACCGTGACTAGATCCAACGGTCTCACACAAAGATCTCTGCCACCGTCTGGTCTGCCCCGCACACGATCTCCTCGTCCTCCCGATCTGTCCCTTCCCTTCTTCCTCATAGTACAACCACGTTAGGGTTTCCCACTGCAGCCCCGATTCCCTACTTCCCAATGATCCGGACCTCACCCCGTGTGGCAATGTGCAGGGGTAGCAGCGACTCGGGATCCCTTAACTACGAGGCCAATGAAATCGAGTGGGAGAGGAAAGCCGAGGCAATGGTCGGGCCGGCCCGGCCGATGTGTCCGCCTCCGCCTCCGACATCACCATCCTGCGTTTGCCCCGTGGTCGAAAACGCCACAAAATGTAGAACGGGCGACTGCCAGATATGACGAGGTTGCTCGGAGGTTGTTCGACGACAACGGCAATCTCACCATGTATCCCCACCCCGTCTAGTGGTTTGcaccccctgccccccccccccaacacacacaccgcACAGACTGAACAACAAAGATGGCAGAACCACGAGGCAGTGTAATGGTGAGGGCAACGAGAGCGGCCACGCCTGAAGCCTTctttctctccttcccttcccttGGTTCCCTATGTCCCAGTTGCCCTTCTCCTCCCTCCCTGCTACTGTTTTCTTCTATCATTTTTTGGCTTATTACTAAATGCCCCAACCTTTCTTATCAAGGCACCATGTGTAGAATGGAGAAAAGGATGCTCAAGGCATGTTTGAGTAGGCTAGCAACAATTTTGTATCCCGTGCAGATTTTCAGAACATAATTTGCTGGAATCACTATACCATGTTATTAGCAGAGGATCCTCTCCCACGATGCTTCCATTGGTTAACCATTCTGAATACGATAAGTGTTatttttttagcatttatttaatcaTTTTTCGCAGATAACACTATGCATATCTAAAAATAAAAATGCCTagaccacgtggcgtcattacggtCAGCGGAAATAAGGAGCgctctcttcgtacagaagaatacacggcggctctagcagtcgaagcacaaaacggcctattcaagccgaacagctcatctgtcgtcaagaccgcggacacagctAAACGTATCCGGCGCACACCTCAGTGCGGAAGCTCGGATAAACCCGAGCTCGATTAGCAGCTACGCCCCCATCGACCGCCCCATAAGGAGATAGCACATGTGCCAcgtatacataaatatacactcaaacTCCTTGGGTGGCGACGGGGGCACACAGCACACAAAAAGTCCATAGTTCAGCTCGACCCTATTTGGACTCTAGAAGTTATATTTCACGGTTCATTAAAACGAACCAGTTTTGCTTACGGCCACACCAGATTCTTTTACCTGGTTTTTTTCTCCTTTTTACAGATGGCCATCACACTATATCCTTCAAGGACACCTCACAACGGAgaaaaaggcgcagacgtgcagcagggccccacattaaagtttatttttttagattaagaccctgtgtaaaccttttttatctctctttgttttatactttcctggcatgtaaaatgtccaagaaagatatCGGCATTACCTGTAAATATACGGCTCGCCAtactaaagtggatgttatagaagcagctTGGTTCGTATTGTGTTTTGAGATTATGCTCTCACCACTTGCGCTCTTTCCCCACGTCGGATTTCCATACATGCCTTGATACCAGGATCTATCAGAAGGGGTTGTATTCAGCCGGGTGTATAttgtaaagtccgaacacctatagggagtgttcggcgtcacgagtttggccttatatgcatcagctccaaatcatgtcattggtcaatagttgggttgcccggctcctgtgctcactaccttatgttccgctatatcggctagggtagtaaagggagaactactgcgattgtgtcctggttcatccggatgagcaccttagtagagaaagccgaaaactgattgtcatgatgcggcgagagctggtcaaccactcgatgactaagCGGGATCTTCATGATTCcttctgcattaacgaaggaccgttttttCGGTCATGTATGTAAACAAACTGTATTCGGATAACcgtggacataccaggggctatatagtagccccaccatcaaactcctacggctaagtgaaagtgttaaagccctatagtccgattgcttagttcgctgcactaaacaccttcttaatggaccaagacgttgggtcaagtgtgatcaagtgctttttgaacacccccgcattatacgcgagggggctgaagccgacgactgtaaactttcagattatataaaacAAAAAGACGGTCACACAGGAGGCACCAAAAAatttcgggcaaaaagtataaaaacacagccttaaatatatcataatattgttattaCAGTTTCGATACaattcactcaaacataatatctttcaagcactgaccctctattaagcggaCACCCTCTAAGACATCTTCAAACTAATGTTCTGGCATGTtaaggtccttgccttcgggtggactctgcgctgcaatatcggtgccttcatctttgcccagtacatcttcacacgggcaagggccatccgtgcaccttctatgcacgttgaccacttaacagcgtcgatatgcggcaccgcattaacaagttgctgcaccaaactgaaataactattcggaatgggctcagttggccacagtcgggctatgacgtccttcatggcagtaccagacatcttgtggagctcggcccactgggccatctgttcgttcaacagcggacgctttggtgtgtcaaattgcgaccaaaatagctttTTCGTCACATGTCCATCTTGCGCGTGGAAAAACTGATTCGCATCGGCAGCACTCTTCAGCAGGTCCataaaggcgtctggagaactccacagtcgattaagcggagcatacttcggatcgccaaacttagtttgcaataaaaagggcttaccggccgcgatctccccggcttgtcggatctcctcccgagctgctctagGCTCAGATCGGGCTTCCTTCGCCTCTtttaaggccttgtcaagatcggccgctttggctttgttatctttctcaagaacttggcatcgactagtggcatccttcagctcaagtgCGATACTAGATATTCTCTCCTCACACTGACGCCGAGCAGTCTGCTCGGCCTTTAATTCGGCGGCTACCTTTTCaacagccgcattactcatcctggcttgctcctggCCCAGGCAAGTTCCGTCCGAAGGGTTTCAACTGTGGCGGCacatctgcagttatgcatatacaAATTCTCAGTATCACACTCATTTTATAATACTAGCATGTACTGAGtgccccaaagacataccttgcACCTCGTCGAGCCActtgttaataagcgtgatgtcatcatccgctacaTCAACTTTCTACTTCAGATGTGATGCCTCTGTAGCTTGGGCAGTGTCCACGGATGTAACAGTCTGTGTTCTAATTAGTCAGATCATTTCCTGGGcatatatttttgatcctctgatcgcctccctttggatgccaaccagagtctcaggggctactatctatacacaggtgcaattTACATTTATAAATTACACTACGTACCTCGAAACCTCTTAGTAGGCTCGtgcaggcttcattcaatccgcttttcacggaccgaattctttcaaccaccgtacccatcaaggtacgatgctcctctgagacggacgcatgctgcaacatgtccatcaatgtatccagCGCCTCCTGATCTGGAACAGGTCGCGTCGTCCCTCAGACATTGGATAGTCCGGGACTCTTGTTGTTCCCCGTATgggccgcacaccccggaccctgggcgGCCGAAGTATTACCTTCGGTCCCGGCCTTCACTACACCTTGTGCCACTCGTTGATCGGGAAatatcctccgggacgacacctcggcgtcgtttgccttatcaggcagggagatctgtggaggcgtctcgctctccatcatctccggaagaagatcccccgaagagaaGGACTGTTGAGGAGGGTTGTGTACCGGACaacaaacatatattttaaatgaTACCCTCACGACCAAGAAAGAATGGAACATGTTTAAAAAACACCCTgattcacttacgattcggctaaggGCCTATCTTTGCCGAGTGACTGCATGCCAACGTCACCCCCTGATTGGGATACCTTCCCCCTCTTAGAAGCTTCTCTCTTTGAGTCTTCGAAGCCGGCCATCTTCTTCCCATcaggagaagggatgtcagttcgCCCTTCCCTTCCACCTTTGGAAGTGGAAGTTCCAATCTCCCCAGACAAATTGCCTGGTGTGCCTCCATCCGCCTTGGGCCTCTTCGCTCTCCTCCTTATCTTCCCCTGCGGGCACTTGATATGGCgctggagccagcatccttgttaatatcGGATCGgcagagtcttcgggaagtggagtcgaacacctgattctctccgtcTTCTTTAGCCAGCCTTGGCCGAGTAGAGTTTTATCAGTACATTGTTATGAATAATTTGACTAAACTGTGTTCGGGAGTCAAGTACTTACCCGGagtatccggatgattgcagtcaagaccGAGGTCTTCTGTAGTATCCAGCCACTGTTTTTGTGCACCGAAGGATAAATTCCACATCCCTCTGAGCATTGAGCCGGAGAAGTGCTAAAGGGTCcatggaccttccggattgaactcccacatacagagaggacgccgctggcacggaaggatccggcggattagcattacttggattacattgGTGAGACCGGTGTCCTTTTTAATGAGGCTCCGAATGCAACTTTGCAACGTCAGCACTTCATCAGTAgatccctagtccagccccttgttaatccacgatgaAAGCTGTAAAGGAGGGCCAGATCAAAACgcgggtgtagctgcccactttttACCATGGGGTtcggtaatgtaaaaccactcccattgccataagtcAGAAGATTCTGCAAAGAGCCCTTTGGCCAAGGAGAAGTGGTAAGtttgcttattgaagcgcctccacactccgcttgtttcccatcGATTACCTTCGTATTCACGATAAAGGTTTTAAGCCATAAGCAAAAGTGTGGGgaaatccggaggaaggcctcgcatgtgatgatgaatgccgagatatGAAGGAAGGATTCTGGAggtagatcatggaaatctagcctgtaataaaacataagccctcaaacaaagggatggagagcaaacccaagccctcagaggaagtgagagatgaacacaaccctctcattggatctgggagtgggaataacctgtccttgagaaggaagcctgtggaggatttccacagtcaggtatcttgcctccctgagcTTTGAGGTATCCTCCtttgtgacagaagaggccatccaccggccttgaaggctgggtccggacatggctggaagCTCAAAGCGACTGGATTGACCCTTGAGTGTTGGAACTTAGGGTGGGAGGTAGAGGAAAGGAttggcgtggaaagaaaaggacaggtcttaGCCCCTTTATGAAGGCGATGAATACCAAACGTCCCCTCtgtggccttaaaacatgcctattcccaaggaatcatgccaacagaacagttgggttacccacgcccgtgttgatgaaaatcccgcaataaggggacacgatctctgctttgacaagacatgccaataaaaaccgcctctCGAAACATGGAGTGGCAGGTTAGGAAATGATTTAAAATAATGGCCGGGTGATGACGTAATGCCATGCAACAAAaactgtcagcggattggactcgtgaaaatattatactctctacgattGTGTGTGGAAcctgttttgcagagccgggcacgattcttgtgttcgaaatctactttgaattattcggaggaggaacccgccttgcaatgccaaagacgatctgcgcgccgaactcatcgtcattgaagcatggttcacgggctactgaggtagtcccagattaaggggtcctcggacagccagactatatacataggccagactgttgggctatgaagatacaagatagaagacttcttcccgtgtccggatgggattctcctttgcatggaaggcaagcttggctattcggatatgtagattcctttctctgtaaccgactttgtgtaaccctagccccctccggtgtctatataaaccggagggtttagtccgtagagaggagaacaatcataatctcataggctagacttctagggtttagccattatgatctcgacgtagatcaactcttgtaatactcatactcatcaagatcaatcaagcatgaagtagggtattacctccatagagagggcccaaacatgggtaaacattgtgtcccccgcctccagttaccattagccttagacgcacagttcgggaccccatacccgagatccaccggttttgacaccgacaatacccatatctgatcaaatcatttgtgaaggtcggaaaataacgatacccgccacgagcctcaacactcatcggatcgcatacatcggtatgtattattttcagtaagtcattagctcgttccattgttccagagaacagagttttagtcatcttgcccataaggcacggttcgcaagtatcaaatgattcataatcaagtgattccaaaagtctatttgcatggagtttcttcatgcgctttataccgatatgacctaaaaggcagtgccacaaatatgttgcactatcattatcaactttgcatctttcggcatcaatattatgaatatgtgtatctctaccatcgagattcaacagaaatagaccactcttcaagggtgcatgaccataaaagatattattcatataagaacaaccattattctctgatttaaatgaataacagtcccacactaaacaagatccagatataatgttcatgctcaacgctggcaccaaataacaattatttaggtctaaaactaatcccgaaggtagatgtagaggtagtgtgccgacgacgatcacatcgaccttggaaccattcctggcgcgcatcatcacctcatccttagccaatcttcgtttaatctgtagtccctatttcgagttacaaatatgagcaactgaatcggtatcaaatacctaggcactactacgagaattagtaaggtacacatcaataacatgtatatcaaatatacctttgttcacttttgccacccttcttatccgccaaatacttggggcagttccgcttctagtgaccagtccctttgtagtagaagcactcagtttcaagcttgggtccaactttgggtttcttcctgggagtaacaacttgcttgccattcttcttgaagttctccttctttcccttgccctttttcttgaaactagtggtcttgttaaccatcaacacttgacgctccttcttgatttctacctccgcagccttgagcattctgaagagctcgggaatagtcttttccatcccttgcatattatagttcatcacgaagcctttgtagcttggtggtagtgattgaagatctctatcaatgacacaatcatctggaagattaactcccaactgagtcaagtgattaagatatccagacattctgggtatgtgttcactgacagaactgttctcctccatcttgtagctatagaagttgttggagtcttcatatctctcaactcggacatttgcttgaaatattaacttcaattcctggaacatctcatatggtccatgacgttcaaaacgtctttgaagtcccgattctaagccgtaaagcatggcacactgaactatcgagtagtcattgatacgtctctgtcgtatctataatttttgattcttccatgccagTATTCTACAACTTCCGTattcttttggcaactttttatactattttttgggactaacatattgatccagtacccagtgccagttcctatctgttgcatgttttatgttttgcagaaaccccatatcaaacggagtccaaacgggataagaacggatggagaattattttggaatatttgtgatttttgggaggaagatcaacgcgagacgatgcctgaggtggccacgagataggggcccacgcccacttaaagtgggcgcgcccccactctcttggaccacccataaggcggttgatgcccttctttggacgcaagaaagctaatttttggaaaacgatctaggcggaggtttcaatccaatcggagttacggatctccagatataaggGAAATGGTGCGAGGGCAGAactccagaacgcagaaacagagagatagatccaatctcggaggggctctcgcccctcccaagccatgggagccaaggaccagaggggaaacccttctcccatctagggagaagatcagaggaagaagaagaagggggggctctctcccccttgctttcggtggcgccggaacgccgccaggggccatcatcatcaccgcgatcttcaccaacacctccatcatcttcaccaacatctccatcactgaaagaacatgcggtgcccccatgtttggttttgacaattgatgacaatctctatggactaatggttgccttgagttatatttgaagggtttgtccataggtttttcttggagtccatttgttggtttcaaggagagtttgtgatgaccgcagtgctattaaggaattatccaaagatcggtcatgtgagtgttgagcttattgcaagcatgtcttgaagaagaagattgtgtgatcattcatgtttaccttcaagacatcatccaaatgaagagagttggaaagattcaaggttgatctagactaagtacagagagtgattcaagttgatcaacacacaaagcgcatataccgagagggaccaagtgttcccatggtatggtaagcattgtccattaagctttgtgtactaacccatggtctacgtgagagttctttgtgtggttaggtatgtttccatggtcttgcgtcaagaggaagatcccatacaacccatggaggatgacatcaagtggtgatcgtcatcaagtttgcagtgtgccagttcaagtggagcaacacgaagagtggctcacccataatggagtatgggggagcaatcaagtttgaatcttgccatccattgtggtgtctatggacttgtgaagatgtgccgaagagtcgctcacccatagtggactgtgggggagcaatcatctagtcttcatcgagccaacacaatcaagaaaggtggtcc is from Triticum aestivum cultivar Chinese Spring chromosome 1B, IWGSC CS RefSeq v2.1, whole genome shotgun sequence and encodes:
- the LOC123118533 gene encoding uncharacterized protein isoform X2, whose translation is MTTTEGLVPITRDYLARYYDKYPLPPIPDGVTALSARLRALSAELAAASPFSPEEEHLKQEASGVPAHKIDENMWKNREQMEEILFLLNKSRRPVALQQKSTPEDAEIVSTLDDCETKLKEMLKKLEQFQLKNADNVFNTVMTYMPQDFRGTLIRQQRERSERNKQAEVDAVVSAGGSIHDRYALLWKQQMDRRVQLAQLGSATGVYKTLVRYLVGVPQVLLDFIRQINDANGPMEVQRERYGPALYTLTKLVLAVRLYLHLSLARYGQKKIGKDDIAVLQQAVVIYTEEFGKFTTFIGEVFVNAPFFISAEDAGADSRKNDEYRETIIPAGKTHEVILSVEAVNSYIAWDFSLQQGALSTLLDIGFHVEYISPSREKTLILPYRRYEADQGNFCTVFAGSYKLVWDNSYSTFFKKKQARAGT
- the LOC123118533 gene encoding uncharacterized protein isoform X1, producing MTTTEGLVPITRDYLARYYDKYPLPPIPDGVTALSARLRALSAELAAASPFSPEEEHLKQEASGVPAHKIDENMWKNREQMEEILFLLNKSRRPVALQQKSTPEDAEIVSTLDDCETKLKEMLKKLEQFQLKNADNVFNTVMTYMPQDFRGTLIRQQRERSERNKQAEVDAVVSAGGSIHDRYALLWKQQMDRRVQLAQLGSATGVYKTLVRYLVGVPQVLLDFIRQINDANGPMEVQRERYGPALYTLTKLVLAVRLYLHLSLARYGQKKIGKDDIAVLQQAVVIYTEEFGKFTTFIGEVFVNAPFFISAEDAGADSRKNDEYRETIIPAGKTHEVILSVEAVNSYIAWDFSLQQGALSTLLDIGFHVEYISPSREKTLILPYRRYEADQGNFCTVFAGSYKLVWDNSYSTFFKKTLRYKVDAVPPVTETE
- the LOC123118533 gene encoding uncharacterized protein isoform X3, giving the protein MTTTEGLVPITRDYLARYYDKYPLPPIPDGVTALSARLRALSAELAAASPFSPEEEHLKQEASGVPAHKIDENMWKNREQMEEILFLLNKSRRPVALQQKSTPEDAEIVSTLDDCETKLKEMLKKLEQFQLKNADNVFNTVMTYMPQDFRGTLIRQQRERSERNKQAEVDAVVSAGGSIHDRYALLWKQQMDRRVQLAQLGSATGVYKTLVRYLVGVPQVLLDFIRQINDANGPMEVQRERYGPALYTLTKLVLAVRLYLHLSLARYGQKKIGKDDIAVLQQAVVIYTEEFGKFTTFIGEVFVNAPFFISAEDAGADSRKNDEYRETIIPAGKTHEVILSVEAVNSYIAWDFSLQQGALSTLLDIGFHVEYISPSREKTLILPYRRYEADQGNFCTVFAGSYKLVWDNSYSTFFKKDQHKD